From the Aspergillus puulaauensis MK2 DNA, chromosome 1, nearly complete sequence genome, the window GCCGCGCACTTCTTGACCCCGAAAACGACATAGTTCGACCGGAAAACCGATCTAAGCTCCTCCTAGCTCTAATCCCTGACTTTCTCACCATTTATCCCTGTGCGGGAATTATCAACGAATACGTCTCTTCCTTGCCAAAAGATGATTCCCCGTCACTTCCCGCCCCATTCCTGTTAGGCGCACAAGACTGTTTTTGGGAATCTCTCGGGGCCTACACCGGCGAAGTCTCACCACTTTCTCTTAGCTCCATGGGTGTCTCCATTGTTGAGTTAGCCCATGCCGAGCGCCGCTCTATCTTTGGCGAAACGGATGAACAGGCTGCCCGCAAGGCTGCCGCGGCCTGTGCACACGGCATGGTCCCTCTGGTATGCATCGGCGAAATCAGCGCACCTGGCCCAGTGGCTTCGGAAGCTGTTGGGCTTGCGGTGTGCGAGTGCGAAGTACTGGTTCGTGCTATACTGAATGCTATCCCAGCCGATGCACCCGTCATTTTTGCTTATGAGCCTGTCTGGGCCATTGGGAAACCTAAGCCAGCCAGCGTGGATCATATCTCTGCTGTGGTGGACGGGCTGCGCGCATTGGTCGGTCAGCGACCTGGAGACGTCCGTATTCTGTACGGAGGCAGTGCTGGGCCCGGCCTGTGGGGGCCCGGCGGTCTGGGGAAAGCTGTGGATGGCATGTTTCTGGGTCGATTTGCGCATGAAATCGAGGGCGTGCGCAAGGTCGTCCGAGAAGTGGAGGAAACTCTCATTTGAAGGCTGAAACCAACCAATGAAAACAGCTTAACCACGATTTTACAATGCATACTAAAAGTCATAGATGGGACTAACAGACGAAATTGCATTTTACGGCATACGAAGCAAACGGGTTGCAACAATATTGACTAGATTTTAATGCGATGACCTGATCTTACTTTTTTTTCATCCTTTTCCCCTCTTCTCACCTACAACGGACAAGGGTGGCTTTGATCCTTGCAAGCCACGCCGCAGCCGAAAATGCATGATGACCTCACGGGGCTTACCGCGGAGTTAAACAGGCGCAACGTCCAGCACCACCTTTGATAACAATCAATCCATACAAAATTGTCTTAAGATCGACTCTGCAGCGGACTTTTACACACAAGTGGTTGGAGGCTATACCTTTTAGGGTACCGACATGGACTACAAATATAACAATATACCAGAGCGTCAAAGCGCATGCAACAACGGGCTAATAATTTTTCGGGTGACGGAAGTCGATTCTATCTTGGATTTGTCTTTTCTGACAGCTTACCTCGTTTCCTCCCGCAGTTCCTGTTTCACTCGAGTGACAGTTCCAACTCCACCATAGACAACACCCGTGTACATCATGGCAACAGAGGCCCCTGCGTCCAAGGCAGCTCGAGCCTGCTTACCGTTGGTGATGCCTCCAGAAGCGAAAATAACCTTGCGCTGTAGCCCACTTGGTGCCTCCACGGAAGGAACGTTTTCCGAGTCAGGCTCGGCTCGCGTAGTAGTCGCTGCCAATTTCTTGGCAATTCCGGCGTTTTCCGAATCATCCTGGATCGCATCCAGCATCGCCCGGTACCGAGCCACAAGGGCCACCGTACGGTCGAACAGCTGTGGGCCGGAATATCCACCAGTCTCTTTAAGTGTTGCCTGTTCTTTTGACGGAAGCGTGTAACCTTGGGGTAGAGGGTCTGGGCGGCGGTTCGTTGTATTTCCGACAATTACACCGTCGACATCGGAGCCTCGAACAGCGTCACAAATTCCGGAGACTTGTTCGTCTGAGTCCTCATCCGGACTGACCTTGACCATAACATATGGTTTGGTCTTGCGATCAACGCTCTTTGCAGCTCCCACGACAGCCTTGAGGATTGCTGTGAGCGGAGCGGTAGCTTGCAAATCACGAAGACCGGGTGTGTTGGGGCTTGACACATTCACAACAAGAATATCAGCATATTTGGCCACACGGTCCACGCAATACACATAGTCGCGTTTGACGGCCTCGATATCAGCATCCGGCGTAGCCTTGTTCTTGGCCACTTGGACAGCGAGAAGCTTCCCAGCCTGAAGACTACCTGGAGGTACCTGAGCCTCACCGTTTAGAACACGCTGCTCAGCTGTATCATGTAGCCCGAACCCATTATTGTAAGCGTAATCGCGAACTCTTTGCTCCAGAATAGCCGCCATGTGATCGGCGCCCTTAGAGTTAAGGCCGTACCGGTTGATCATAGCATTCTGTGAAGGCAGTCGGAATACTCGAGGGCGTGGGTTACCGTCCTGTGGCAAAGGGGTGGTGCCTCCAACTTCCACGATAGCGGGACCGACCGCGAACAGCGGGTCGGGGATTTCGGCATGCTTATCAAGCCCGCCTGAGATACCGATAGGGTTTGACAGCTTGTATCCAAAGACCTATTCTAACCATAAGCATTTTGGGACCGTATGAAAGTACGATGCCACCCACCTCAGTCTCCAAagctccatcgccatcagGATCACCACGCTCCCGTGGATGTAATCCATATTTAtatgatatcctcaaggcATCAACACCAATGTGATGCGCATCCTCAGCATCAGGAAACAACGTCCTGATAAACTGCACAGCCCCGTAACGATGAATACTCGCGCGCGTATCTGACCCATACACCCACCCAAACAACAGCGTCAGCGCCAACGACGTCCCCAGAACAGTTCTTCGCAGCCCGCGTCCGGATTTCTTGGGAACCTCTTTAGCTGCCTCAGCTGCCGccgttgtggttgttgctgcgggcGCCGCAGCGCCTCCGGCACTCGCTGCACCAGTATCAGATGCATACCGCAGACTCCGAGATTTCGCAAATTGTCGGCATGTTGGGACAAGATTTCGGCTTGGGAGACGGGTTGCACCCGTGAGCGTAAGCCTTCGGATATAGTTCGTAGCCATTGGCGCTCCGGGTATGGGTAGGAGATAGTGCAGGAATAAGTAAGTCTCCGTCCAGGGTTAGTTCAAAACTGGTAGGCCTGTATACATAATAAAGTTTAGCAAATTGAACCTGACGATATAATAATACCGACTCCATTCCAATTGGACCCATATCAACGAGGTATGTAAAGATCACAAGAGAAAGCTCGAAGCTCGGTCCGAAATACTCAACTCACCAGTCCAGTCAATCAACGTCCAAAACAACCCACTCGGTCTCCTCAGGAGGTCAGCGTGATGGAATTACTTGCGCGCTTAAACTCAATTGAAGAGCCAAGCCACAGAAATCGAACCCAGGGATCCTCGTTGAGGGTGTGTGCTTCAGTCAACGGTCGATAGTCCTCCTCCGGGTTCGGCGAACTTCTTCTACCGCCTTGGGCAAAAAAGTGGTGGGGAGGGCGGTCAGAGAATAGATCGGGTAGAATGGCAGGGCTGAGAGCAGGCTACATACAACTAGTACTATAggtaattattaaattaggAGGTATGTATCCATTTTCTATGATCGGTATATGAACACACAAAGATCATAGGGAGCGGGTGTAGGATACCAAGTACATaaaaagagcaaagaagtAAGAAGAATCGCTGAACTCCAAATCACCACTAGATATTTATGCCACTCAAAATATTGCAAACAAAACGCCTGTTTTTGCCGCCTGACGCCAATTGGCGGATGAAGTCAAGAGTCAAAGTTAAGCCGGAGCTGATGGTCCACAATGGCTTGCCGATTGGCTGGAAGATAGGTACCAGAAAAGACAAGAGAGGAAGTCGAAGGTAGAGAGAGCTTCCAAAAGCTTTCCTAGTAATAACGGGTAGGAGACGGAGGGGTAGAGGGTGCCCAAGTTGAGGGATTGGAAAAGGCCACCAACAGACGAACAAAATTTGAGGCGATCAACTCATTCGTCGCTCATTCtgtcatcgtcgtcttcgtctaCCTTCGGTTGTACGTCTGTTGCCTCTTCGGTTGGCTGGGGCTCGGGTTCCTCAGCCGGCTCTGGGGGAGGGGGCATCGTTTTAGCGAACTTGGGGTCGATGGCAGCGCGGTAAGTGGATCGTTTGTATACTTCAAGTTCCTCTGGATCGCGAGCGACAACTTGCATCTGGTGAACCTGATCTTCCTTCGATTTAGGCTTTGTGGGTGCGAGGCCCGCTTGGGCGATGGTTCGTGCACGCTCGGGCTTTAGGCGCGTCTTTCCAATAAGTGGATAGTAATAAGCGGCCTTCTGTGTTGGCGTGGTGTTATTATCCTTTGCTTCCGCTGGGTCGTAAAGCGTCATTGCAATGTCCGTTTGTTTCTGGGGGTTACCAAGTGCTTGTGAGGTTGTGGCGTATGTACGTGCGCGATCATAACGGTGGAACTTCATATTGTCAGCACCCTCATTGGTGTAGAGATCTTCATTGTCGCGGTCCGGGTTGGATAAATGTAAACTGTTTCGAACGTTCTTCAccgaatccttcttctccggtAGGAATAGGTCATAGTCGTATGGGACAGGACCAGGATCTTGGTACAGGTTAGGGTTAGATTTATGGAGGGCTTTCTTGGTGGCGTATTCCTGCGCAACACGCTCCTCAGGCTCTGAGGGAAGCAGAACCGCAACGTCCATACGCTCGTCCCGTTTTCCCCCGGAGCCCTGGACTGGAGCTTTGTCGAATTTGAACTGCACGAAACCTCCAGGATCGGGGAAGCCTTGTAAATCGGGGAGAAGTGGATAGTAGCCGACGGGTTTTAACTTTGGGTTATCCGGATGCACAGGTTGCGCCCATGCATCCGTCTCAGGCTTTGTTGGAGCGAGGCCTTTGATTTGGCTTGGTGTATCTTCACCCACATGTTTACTGTCCGGGTAGGCAATATCAAACCCCTTCAGGAGATACTTCTTAACATATGTCGGATCATCTTGAGACTTCTTATCGAGGCGCGATTTAGGGCGGATAGCCGTGACCTTTGGTCCATCAGGGGCGCGAATACCGGCGGAAATGTATTGCGTGCGGCGCAGGAAACTGACATTGGAATTTTTGGGCGCAGGGTTTTTCAGTTGGTCGAGTGTCAAAAGAAGCGGTAGATCAGCGGGGTCAATTGGTTCTGGGTTTTCCGATGCCATGATTGCTAAGAATAGAAACCAAATTAGAGACTCGCTTTCTTAGTGATTCAGCTGGTTCAGCAACTTACCGCTCTCATCGCCCAGATGCAAGCCTGGAATACCAACCAGGTCAATTGGCATACCACCTTCCGCGTCGACATCAATGTTGGGTTCTTCACGTCGGCCTAAATTAGAAGCAAACCCCGGGGTAAGAAACCTCTCAAGCCCTTCATGCGGAATGTCGAGGAACTTCGGGGGCATAtcaggaggagggagatcATTTCGATAACGCAGGGAAGCTATGTATTCCTGGTGGAAGCCCCCAGAGGAGCTGCTATCCTTTGATTTCGACATGGCTAGTTCGCGCTCTTCAAGAATTCCAGCAGGACCAGGTGGTGTTTtctgagaagaaggcggggTACAATCTATTCAATCCAATCTTAGCATCCATATACTCGAGTCCATAGCTAGCTTCCCGGTAAACATACATTGAGCAGAAAGGGAGATTGGAGGGATTTCGGAATCCCGAACAACTATCAGGTCCCCGTCGCTAGCGTTGGAATTGACTGGCGCAAGTACTGAAACAATAGATGAGCTGGTTATTGGCTGCTTTTAAGAACCATGAGACTGAACAGAGCGCGCAAACTTACCTGGGGTTCGAGGAACCATTCTGCACTACCTGACCGCCTGGTGTTTATGGTTAGTGCAAGAATAATCGGGCGGTGGGGAGAATTATTAGTCCGAGTTCACAATTTATAACTAACTAAGTTAAGTTAGTGTAATTTGTTATGTAATCTGATGATAACACAAAAGAAGGTAGGTCTGATGGAATTCACTGGGAACAACAACAGTACCAAATTGGCAGGATATTGCACTGTTATTTCAGGTAGTAACAATGCATTGAGCAACATCCAAACTTTATTGAGCTATATAGAATCATAACTGGGTACTTTCTAGTTTTTGGAATACCCACCATGTGGAACACCCATAACAGCAATTTTCATTCTAAAAATCAATAAGCCCACATGCACTTGTATGCGAGCAGACGGTGTCCTAGGCGATCATATTCTAGCTGGTTAATCCAGCTATCGTTCGTCCCACTGAGTTTCCCAAATATGCTGGCGCCCTTCCACACGACAACCTGCGGATCAAGATCTCTTGGAGGTGTACCAATCATGATTTCCTTCGCAAAACCTGGCTGAAGTAGTTGAAGTCGTTCTTCTAAGAACAAATGGAAGTTGTTGACCATGCTTcctccaccaacaaccaTGATTCCACCGAGGAAATCGCGCATCTTCCGCTCGTCTGAGCGGGCGGCATGTACGATCGAGGCTAGAATTGCCTTGTCCAAGGGGTATGACGGGAGGATATCGTCGCGCTCCTCGACGGTGGGCTCACGTGGCTGAGATGTGTTTTGGCTTTGTCCAGCAGGTGCAGGAGTAGCGGCACCCCCCGCTTGTGGTGTGCCCTCTGGTACTGGGGAACCGGCAACAGACGATCGGGGGGTGGCCTCGGCGTCCTGTACACGGCTGAGAGCATTCGGCTGCTGCGACCGGCTAGGAGTTGCTTGTACGTCCACAGTGCTCGCCTGGGAGTCGCCGTTGACTTGGTTGctagaagatggaggagcaagCATCGTCAGGATTTCCGACTGGGCGGCGGAAGTTGGGTCATTTGGTTGGCTATCATAGATATCCTTGGAACGAGTAATCAATTTTCGTCGCCCATTGAGTTTATTTGAGTTGTCAAACAAGGTCGGGTGGAAAACGCCCATTGGAGCAAGGTGCACTTCGTCGTATGCTTTGAATGTATACTTCCGGGTGTCTTGGCCAGCAACCCGAAGATGGAAATCGAAGACCTGTACCGAAACACTCGCTTCGTTCATGGTGCAgatgctcttcttcagctcctcagCTAGCAGGAAATCATACCTACGCCATAAGTTGATTTCTTCGTAGGGGAAGTGATCGTAGAGCATCATCTTGACGAATAGCTCAGTCATATCCGCTCCGCCATATTTCAGGTTCACACGCGAATTTTCGATGCACATTCCTTCCTCAACGCAACATATTGATGTCTTTTGCGCACCAATATCAACGACGCAGGCTGAGGTGAATCCAGCACCAAAGGTAGCGGCAAGACTCTCTTGGATGAAGCAAACACGAGCAAACGAGTACTCACTCATGAGCATATCAAGAATCTGGGTAACATATGACTTTTCGAAGAGATCTGGGATGACAAACACGCAGGAGTACTGCGGCCAGTCTTTCTTGCTTGTGAGGCCCAGCTGAGTCTTGATCGCGTCTTCAAGGATGATAGAAATATCCAAGAACAAAAGCCGCTTGTTATCATAATCCTTCTCATTACACCAACCATACTTCATAGGCCAGAAAAGCTTATAGCGGGGTTTTGACTCGTCGGGTATCCGCAAGGCTGGCTGTCCCACTATGTACTCGGGCGCTGGGTCCGGAATTTCGGTCCATTCGACTCGCATCGGATCATTATGTTCTGAGATGGTCTCCGGTACTGTTCGGCGGTTATAGTTGATTACCATTTCCTTAGAGTTTGGCAGGGTTCGACGTTTGTTCTGTCGCATATGTGTTTTCAAGTCTGCTGACATGGTTGTATATTGTGAAGAGAACTATAACCAAATCAGTAGAAATCATCATTAACTGGGATCCAAGACATACCTCAGGGCCAAATTTCTTCTCCGGCTCCATTTCAGAGCCAtcatccagcttcaaccTCTTCGGGCAAGGCTCCTCATGATCTTCGGATTCGCTAGTAGTTGATTTCCGCGCGATTACCATAGGCAGAGTTTTCGGCAGCGCATCACTAGACAGGCCAATGCGAAGATTCTGGCTGCCGACATGGATGACGACGACTTTCGAGCCCAATGTCTCCGTAgccgcatcctccgcatcctccatGTTTGCGTCGCCATCCATCTCCGTGTCCGCTTCGGGTATCCCAAAGTCATTTGTCTTTGCCATCGCAAGGGCACGATCGCGGTCTTTGGCGTTTTTAGCCATCCGATTCCGATTTTCTTCATTTTGCAACCTGAACGCCAAGTACTGGTCGTCGCGCTTGAGGTAGTCACTGCAATAGAGGGAGGGTGTTCCGTTAGTGGAAAGCTTTCAAACAACAGAACACAAGATGGTAATCAAATAGGGCACGAACGTGTAGTAGTTTTTCTGGTTGATTGCGGGGATCACAGGCCAGCTGGAGAGGTCCATGTTGTTATCCGTCCTTTCGAGGCCTAAGACACAGGAGTTAGGGCATGCAGCGTATCatgatggaggggaattAAGTAAATTACTGACCTTCATCCCGAAGGAGAGCCTTCCCGGACTTCTTGCCCACCATTTTGTGCAGCTACTGGTTCCAACACAAGGATCAATCTTCGTTCAATCGCGCCGGAAGTCGGGCCAGCTTCGTCTGAAAGGCTGCCAAGGGGTTCGTTTGGGGGGTGGTCGGAGAATCGGAGTCCGATCAGAGGATAAAGGAGAAAGCGAATGGAAGGTCGGGGGTGGGGGGGGAGAAGGGCTTTTGAACTCAGGCTGTTGCAGATAGAGAAAGAGCGTCATCAAGACAATGCGACATTCATACTCTCCGCTCGGCAAGCCTGGAGTGGAAGGCGAATTGCTCCAAACGGTATAGCGCAAAGGACAGTATACCTGAATGCACTATACAGTTCCAACAGTGAAGGCAATTacagcaacaacacaacagattctagaaaatagtaatatGGATTAGTTGGAAATTATAAACAGGCACGGTCATTTCTTTACTCAGGACTGAAAACAACAAATTGCCATTGCTCAGGGTCCAGGGCAGTGTAACTGGAAGCTTTGACCAAGCCTGATCGCGCCCTGCGATTTAGTCAGCTTCTATTCTAGAGGTTCTGCCATCTGGGGTTTCGCTGCGCTGGACCGGTCATTTTCCTCCGACACAAAGcacttcctcctttctcagACAACTGTCTTCCTCCGATAACTTCTTCTAGCCTTCCACTATACATCCTCTTACCCACGTTTCTCTGCCGGGACGACGAACCCCCGTTCCCTACGATCGGTCGCCGCCTGAACGCTGCCGCTAAAGGAGTATCGCCGCTTTCCACCGCCAGCAAACACACGCAGTCATGGGAGGTTCACTTTCGCGACTATGGTCCTTGTTGTGGGCAAAGAAGGAAATTCGAATTTTGATTCTTGGACTTGTATGCCAATAATTCTACCATCCGCAAAATGCTTGGGACACTGGAACTGAGACGCTATCTCGCATAGGACAATGCTGGCAAGACCACTCTCCTCTACAGGTTAAAGGTATGTTCTCCGTTATGTCCCGCTGGGTCTGCCTATACTTTTTTGAATTGTGTGCTAATATGAGTTTCCTGATAGATCGGCGAAGTCGTAACCACAATACCCACCATCGGATTCAACGTGGAATCGGTGACGTACAGAAATTTGAACTTTAATGTTTGGGTACGCGCTTCATAACACCTTCAGTCCATTCTTTATATGCTTCAGAATGTATTCGCTCATACAATCTACGCTGTAGGATCTCGGAGGCCAAACGTCTATTCGTCCATACTGGCGGTGCTACTACGCTAACACCGCTGCCGTCGTTTTCGTGATCGATTCCACAGATGTTGAACGTCTCAGCACAGCCGCCGATGAACTTTCTGCGATGCTAAATGAAGAGGAACTGCGTGAAGCTGCACTTTTGGTCTTCGCGAACAAACAAGACCAGCCCGGTGCAAAAGGCGCTGGAGAAATATCAGAGGCACTAAAACTTGGGGAACTGCGGGATAGGAACTGGAGTATTGTGGCATGTTCTGCCATTGATGGTAAAGGTCTAAACGAAGGCATGGACTGGTTGGTGGTACGTTTGTCTACACTCCCAATGAATCCGGACTCTACTAATGTCGGAATGCGCAGCAAACTCTTCAATCGGAAAACGCATAAGCGCTGGCGTCTTTTGTCGTGCGATAGAATCTTTTAATATTCCCCTCCTCGGCATTTGAAGCTATGGAGTGCATGTCGTTATACAGTATATTTTTTTTGGTGTGGGGAATTTGAGACGAGACGAGCGTAATATCCTAATTGATTCGAATATGTCCAGTTGGCTTTGTTCGATTTTCCTTGTATTTGGCATAACATGGAGCTGTGGTTGGAACTGGTTATATGAAGCCTTAGAGCGCGCAGACATGCTTGGGTGTATAAATCAACAGCAACTACTAGTGCATTGTACCAGACTTTGAAAATATTACAGATTAGTATAAATCGCCAGTACCTGTCAATTGTTTCTAAGGTTAGGATGAATCTCTTGATCTTTACCATAGAAACTGCTATCCTATCAGGCACTAtcaacaatatatatatatatatagtttcaGATATAGTCACCCATTTCAATGCTATCGAAATGGTAGACTCTAccgttcgaccataaaaaaccactagcggtaccaggccgtctttctattgcattatatgccaacaaatGCAAGCCGCCACAAGTTAAATTTGTATCTCATTCCCACTGATTCGGAGGGTAACAGCTAGCTATTCCCACTGTTCAGAAAACACGCCATCTTCCATCCCCTGACCTTCCAAGTTACACAATACAAGACCAATTGTACTCCCCGCATTTGATAGTACTTATCCTCTCCATTTACGTATCTACCCCGCACCCCACCACAAAGACCTGAAAGATAAGAGAACGAATCTCAAGAGGGCTCCAATTGCAGTCTATTTTATCCAGTTCCTTCAATCAAAGCCACTGAAAGCCGCTTCCCTGACAGTTTCATCCACGGTAAAGGGGCTAATACGTATAAAATGGCCGAGCCCCATACACAAACCGCAGCCGTTCTCCCCTCCACCGGAGCAACAGTAAACACCCGTCTCGAAATAAAAAATGACAGGCCCATTCCCTCTCCAGCACAGGGGGAGTTGCTCGTTAAGCTGGAGTTCTCGGGGGTCTGTCATTCTGATGTGCATAGTGTTCGCGGGGAGACGCCTATGTTGACGGA encodes:
- the ARL1 gene encoding ADP-ribosylation factor family protein (COG:U;~EggNog:ENOG410PKEM;~InterPro:IPR005225,IPR027417,IPR006689;~PFAM:PF00025,PF08477,PF00071,PF01926,PF09439;~go_function: GO:0005525 - GTP binding [Evidence IEA]) — encoded protein: MGGSLSRLWSLLWAKKEIRILILGLDNAGKTTLLYRLKIGEVVTTIPTIGFNVESVTYRNLNFNVWDLGGQTSIRPYWRCYYANTAAVVFVIDSTDVERLSTAADELSAMLNEEELREAALLVFANKQDQPGAKGAGEISEALKLGELRDRNWSIVACSAIDGKGLNEGMDWLVQTLQSENA
- the ARP8 gene encoding putative chromatin remodeling complex subunit (Arp8) (BUSCO:EOG0926248P;~COG:Z;~EggNog:ENOG410PKM7;~InterPro:IPR043129,IPR004000,IPR027668;~PFAM:PF00022;~go_component: GO:0031011 - Ino80 complex [Evidence IEA];~go_process: GO:0006338 - chromatin remodeling [Evidence IEA]); this encodes MVGKKSGKALLRDEGLERTDNNMDLSSWPVIPAINQKNYYTDYLKRDDQYLAFRLQNEENRNRMAKNAKDRDRALAMAKTNDFGIPEADTEMDGDANMEDAEDAATETLGSKVVVIHVGSQNLRIGLSSDALPKTLPMVIARKSTTSESEDHEEPCPKRLKLDDGSEMEPEKKFGPEFSSQYTTMSADLKTHMRQNKRRTLPNSKEMVINYNRRTVPETISEHNDPMRVEWTEIPDPAPEYIVGQPALRIPDESKPRYKLFWPMKYGWCNEKDYDNKRLLFLDISIILEDAIKTQLGLTSKKDWPQYSCVFVIPDLFEKSYVTQILDMLMSEYSFARVCFIQESLAATFGAGFTSACVVDIGAQKTSICCVEEGMCIENSRVNLKYGGADMTELFVKMMLYDHFPYEEINLWRRYDFLLAEELKKSICTMNEASVSVQVFDFHLRVAGQDTRKYTFKAYDEVHLAPMGVFHPTLFDNSNKLNGRRKLITRSKDIYDSQPNDPTSAAQSEILTMLAPPSSSNQVNGDSQASTVDVQATPSRSQQPNALSRVQDAEATPRSSVAGSPVPEGTPQAGGAATPAPAGQSQNTSQPREPTVEERDDILPSYPLDKAILASIVHAARSDERKMRDFLGGIMVVGGGSMVNNFHLFLEERLQLLQPGFAKEIMIGTPPRDLDPQVVVWKGASIFGKLSGTNDSWINQLEYDRLGHRLLAYKCMWAY
- the URA9 gene encoding dihydroorotate dehydrogenase 2 (BUSCO:EOG092624RX;~COG:F;~EggNog:ENOG410PFTF;~InterPro:IPR005720,IPR001295,IPR005719,IPR013785;~PFAM:PF01180;~TransMembrane:1 (i78-95o);~go_component: GO:0005737 - cytoplasm [Evidence IEA];~go_component: GO:0016020 - membrane [Evidence IEA];~go_function: GO:0003824 - catalytic activity [Evidence IEA];~go_function: GO:0004152 - dihydroorotate dehydrogenase activity [Evidence IEA];~go_function: GO:0016627 - oxidoreductase activity, acting on the CH-CH group of donors [Evidence IEA];~go_process: GO:0006207 - 'de novo' pyrimidine nucleobase biosynthetic process [Evidence IEA];~go_process: GO:0055114 - oxidation-reduction process [Evidence IEA]) codes for the protein MATNYIRRLTLTGATRLPSRNLVPTCRQFAKSRSLRYASDTGAASAGGAAAPAATTTTAAAEAAKEVPKKSGRGLRRTVLGTSLALTLLFGWVYGSDTRASIHRYGAVQFIRTLFPDAEDAHHIGVDALRISYKYGLHPRERGDPDGDGALETEVFGYKLSNPIGISGGLDKHAEIPDPLFAVGPAIVEVGGTTPLPQDGNPRPRVFRLPSQNAMINRYGLNSKGADHMAAILEQRVRDYAYNNGFGLHDTAEQRVLNGEAQVPPGSLQAGKLLAVQVAKNKATPDADIEAVKRDYVYCVDRVAKYADILVVNVSSPNTPGLRDLQATAPLTAILKAVVGAAKSVDRKTKPYVMVKVSPDEDSDEQVSGICDAVRGSDVDGVIVGNTTNRRPDPLPQGYTLPSKEQATLKETGGYSGPQLFDRTVALVARYRAMLDAIQDDSENAGIAKKLAATTTRAEPDSENVPSVEAPSGLQRKVIFASGGITNGKQARAALDAGASVAMMYTGVVYGGVGTVTRVKQELREETR
- a CDS encoding uncharacterized protein (BUSCO:EOG09264331;~COG:K;~EggNog:ENOG410PKD6;~InterPro:IPR007133;~PFAM:PF03985;~go_component: GO:0016593 - Cdc73/Paf1 complex [Evidence IEA];~go_process: GO:0006368 - transcription elongation from RNA polymerase II promoter [Evidence IEA];~go_process: GO:0016570 - histone modification [Evidence IEA]); the protein is MSKSKDSSSSGGFHQEYIASLRYRNDLPPPDMPPKFLDIPHEGLERFLTPGFASNLGRREEPNIDVDAEGGMPIDLVGIPGLHLGDESAIMASENPEPIDPADLPLLLTLDQLKNPAPKNSNVSFLRRTQYISAGIRAPDGPKVTAIRPKSRLDKKSQDDPTYVKKYLLKGFDIAYPDSKHVGEDTPSQIKGLAPTKPETDAWAQPVHPDNPKLKPVGYYPLLPDLQGFPDPGGFVQFKFDKAPVQGSGGKRDERMDVAVLLPSEPEERVAQEYATKKALHKSNPNLYQDPGPVPYDYDLFLPEKKDSVKNVRNSLHLSNPDRDNEDLYTNEGADNMKFHRYDRARTYATTSQALGNPQKQTDIAMTLYDPAEAKDNNTTPTQKAAYYYPLIGKTRLKPERARTIAQAGLAPTKPKSKEDQVHQMQVVARDPEELEVYKRSTYRAAIDPKFAKTMPPPPEPAEEPEPQPTEEATDVQPKVDEDDDDRMSDE
- a CDS encoding triose-phosphate isomerase (COG:G;~EggNog:ENOG410PVEW;~InterPro:IPR035990,IPR000652,IPR013785;~PFAM:PF00121;~go_function: GO:0003824 - catalytic activity [Evidence IEA];~go_function: GO:0004807 - triose-phosphate isomerase activity [Evidence IEA]), producing MATNTKQAYPVLPKNLLLISLKMYFEPSRTLEYCRALLDPENDIVRPENRSKLLLALIPDFLTIYPCAGIINEYVSSLPKDDSPSLPAPFLLGAQDCFWESLGAYTGEVSPLSLSSMGVSIVELAHAERRSIFGETDEQAARKAAAACAHGMVPLVCIGEISAPGPVASEAVGLAVCECEVLVRAILNAIPADAPVIFAYEPVWAIGKPKPASVDHISAVVDGLRALVGQRPGDVRILYGGSAGPGLWGPGGLGKAVDGMFLGRFAHEIEGVRKVVREVEETLI